The region TGTTCAAATCGGCTGGATACAATACATCCCATATAAATGCCCTGACGAAAAAGGCAACGGCATCACAAGTAAATTTGCCTCACAAGCTGCCTTTAGATACGGCATCTCAGTCGATCCAAAGACCGGCAAACGCTATATGAACGAGCTTGCTGACCGCAAGATAAGAGCTGATGCGATGTTTAGGATAATTGACGCTAAAAGCGACAGCTATCCTATAAATTTATGCGACTCAGTAGCTGCTGCAAAGCTAGTCGAGAGCGACCTTGCAAATCCTATGAAAAACGGCGTCATAATGAAATTTGACACGCTAGCAGATCTTGCTAAATACTACAAAATGCCAGCTGGCGAGCTAGAAAAAACGGTTGAGAGATACAACGAATTTGTTAAAAAAGGCAAGGATGAGGATTTTGATAAGCCAATCAAGCTAACTGATGGCATCACTATCTCACAAGCTCCATTTTACGCTATGCGTGGCGCTCCAAAGCTTCACCATACAATGGGCGGCGTAAAGATCAACACCAAAGCTCAGGTGCTAAACATCGACGATGAGCCGATCAAAGGACTTTACGCTGCTGGGGAGGTCACTGGCGGCACGCACGGAGCTAGCAGACTTGGTAGCTGCGCGATACTTGACTGCTTGACATTTGGCATGATAGCTGGGGAGAATATCTAAATTTACTTTCTTACTTAAAACTCTAAGGTAAATTTGATATAAGGGGGAAGGGACTTGAATTACGAAGTCGTACCCTTCCCCCTTAACAACCCCCAACCCTTACGACGTTAGAGGTGCATGCTTCAGTGCTTCGCACCGCATGAATTTACAATTTGTAAATTTAGCCTTTCGGAGTGAAATTTGAAACGAAGCGACGTTGAAAAATATGTAAAAGAGAAATTTGATGTTTTGGGTGAGCAACTTTTCCCAAAGTATCCAAAATCTAGTGTCTTTCGTCACAAGAAAAACAAGAAGTGGTTTGCGCTACTTATGCAGCTAAGCGCTAGCAAGCTAGGTCTTGAAAGTGACGAAGTGATAGAGGTTTTAAATCTAAAATGCAGCCCAGATCTAGCCATGGTACTAGTTGATGAGCGGCAAATTTTTAAAGCCTATCACATGAATAAAAAGCACTGGATAAGCGTAAATTTAAACTCCAAAATCTCACAAAAAACACTTTTTGACCTGATAGAAGAGAGCTTTAGCTTAAGCAAATAAAAGCCATTTTTCAGCCTTAAATTTAGTAGTTTTTGTTAAAATCACGAAAAACTTAAGGATAAAATTTGCAAGAGCTAAACAATGAGATCAGAAAAGTCCATTTCATAGGCATCGGCGGCATCGGCATCTCAGCCATCGCTAGGTTTTTACACGAAAAAGGCCACAAGATAAGCGGCAGCGACATCAAAGAGAGCAAGACGACGCTAGAGCTTCAAAGTGAAGGCATCGAGGTCATCACGCCGCACTGCAAAGAGGCGATAAAAGATCAAGACTTTGTGGTTTATTCAGCTGCGATAAAAGAGGACAACATCGAGCTAGTGGAGGCCAGAAACAAGGGCATAAAGTGCTTTTCAAGAAAAGAAATTTTGCCTTATGTGCTTGAAGATAAGTGCGTTTTTGCAGTTGCTGGCGCACACGGCAAAAGTACCACTTCAGCGATGCTAGCAAGCCTTATTGAAGGCTCAGTCATCATCGGCGCCATCTCAAAGCAGTTTGGCTCAAATATGCGCTACGCCAAAAGC is a window of Campylobacter concisus DNA encoding:
- a CDS encoding MmcQ/YjbR family DNA-binding protein encodes the protein MKRSDVEKYVKEKFDVLGEQLFPKYPKSSVFRHKKNKKWFALLMQLSASKLGLESDEVIEVLNLKCSPDLAMVLVDERQIFKAYHMNKKHWISVNLNSKISQKTLFDLIEESFSLSK